One genomic window of Branchiostoma lanceolatum isolate klBraLanc5 chromosome 5, klBraLanc5.hap2, whole genome shotgun sequence includes the following:
- the LOC136435250 gene encoding translocon-associated protein subunit delta-like: MASWRKMFALFSLVLLFFCSSNAQSCVGPTVEATSFTSTDANLAMETTFLVEFTLTCKNAAKDLVLHADIGDRQFPVSRSADGIHYQVSWTEEHKEAPAGSYDIRFFDDEGFSALRKAQRSDQDVSAVSSLFTITVHHRGVSQGPWVSSPTVAAISAFAVWLFAYRAKRQIQD; encoded by the exons atggcgtcgtgGAGGAAGATGTTTGCTCTCTTCTCTCTCGTTTTGCTGTTTTTCTGCAGTTCAAACG CCCAATCATGTGTGGGCCCCACCGTAGAGGCTACCTCATTCACCTCCACGGATGCGAACCTCGCCATGGAGACAACCTTCCTCGTGGAGTTCACCCTCACCTGCAAGAATGCAGCCAAG GACCTAGTTCTGCATGCAGACATTGGTGACCGTCAGTTTCCCGTCAGCCGCAGTGCGGACGGTATTCACTACCAGGTCAGCTGGACTGAAGAACACAAAGAGGCCCCCGCTGGTAGCTACGACATCAGGTTCTTTGACGACGAAGGATTCTCTGCACTTAGAAAG GCCCAGAGAAGTGACCAGGATGTGAGTGCTGTCAGTTCACTCTTCACCATCACAGTTCACCACAGG gGTGTGTCCCAGGGTCCGTGGGTCAGCTCGCCAACCGTTGCGGCCATCTCTGCATTCGCCGTCTGGCTGTTCGCCTACAGGGCCAAGAGACAAATCCAGGATTGA